The Triticum dicoccoides isolate Atlit2015 ecotype Zavitan chromosome 6A, WEW_v2.0, whole genome shotgun sequence genome has a window encoding:
- the LOC119317431 gene encoding bifunctional dTDP-4-dehydrorhamnose 3,5-epimerase/dTDP-4-dehydrorhamnose reductase-like, with protein MAASTNGSSPPVLKFLIYGRTGWIGGLLGKLCTAQGIPFAYGAGRLENRAQLEADIDEVAPTHVFNAAGVTGRPNVDWCETHRVETIRANVCGTLTLADVCRARGLVLINYATGCIFEYDAGHPLGSGVGFKEEDTPNFVGSFYSKTKAMVEELLKNHENVCTLRVRMPISSDLSNPRNFITKITRYDKVVDIPNSMTILDELLPISIEMAKRNLTGIWNFTNPGVVSHNEILEMYRDYIDPNFSWKNFNLEEQAKVIVAPRSNNELDTVKLKTEFPELLSIKESLIKNVFKPNQKTSKA; from the exons ATGGCGGCCTCCACCAACGGCTCCTCGCCGCCGGTGCTCAAGTTCCTCATCTACGGCCGCACCGGCTGGATCGGGGGCCTCCTCGGCAAGCTCTGCACCGCGCAGGGCATCCCCTTCGCCTACGGCGCCGGCCGGCTCGAGAACCGCGCCCAGCTCGAGGCCGACATCGACGAGGTCGCGCCCACCCACGTCTTCAATGCCGCGGGCGTCACCGGCCGCCCCAACGTCGACTGGTGCGAGACCCACCGCGTCGAGACCATCCGCGCCAACGTCTGCGGCACGCTCACGCTCGCCGACGTCTGCCGCGCCCGGGGCCTCGTGCTCATCAACTACGCCACGGGCTGCATCTTCGAGTACGACGCGGGCCACCCGCTCGGCTCGGGGGTCGGGTTCAAGGAGGAGGACACTCCCAACTTCGTTGGATCGTTCTACTCCAAAACCAAGGCCATG GTTGAGGAACTGCTGAAAAACCACGAAAACGTGTGCACCCTTCGTGTAAGGATGCCTATTTCATCTGATCTGTCCAATCCTCGCAATTTCATCACAAAGATCACCCGGTATGACAAGGTTGTGGATATCCCAAATTCAATGACAATATTGGATGAACTTCTTCCCATCTCAATCGAGATGGCGAAGAGAAACCTCACCGGAATCTGGAACTTCACTAATCCTGGTGTGGTGAGCCACAATGAGATACTGGAGATGTACAGAGATTACATCGACCCAAACTTCTCCTGGAAGAACTTCAACTTGGAGGAGCAAGCCAAGGTCATAGTCGCACCGAGGAGCAACAATGAACTTGACACTGTTAAATTGAAGACCGAGTTCCCAGAACTTTTGTCAATCAAGGAGTCGCTGATAAAAAACGTGTTCAAACCAAATCAGAAGACGTCCAAGGCTTGA